A portion of the Streptomyces sp. NBC_00376 genome contains these proteins:
- a CDS encoding transposase, whose translation MRRHESSDAEWEFVRVLLPVSPRGRRRLDDRRVLNGIVWKFRTGTASGGGPWTARSNGCSGPPGQGPTRSGTSTGSCRSNGCAADVSSLPKGSMADKTNVPAVLIAQLRIGHMSGAPIRPASAASRCPREKTAKKKRGNRSRPSSRPHRPA comes from the coding sequence ATGCGTCGTCATGAATCGTCGGATGCGGAGTGGGAGTTCGTCCGGGTGCTGTTGCCCGTTTCGCCACGGGGACGTAGGCGGCTGGACGACCGGCGGGTTCTCAACGGGATCGTGTGGAAGTTCCGAACCGGGACCGCATCCGGGGGTGGGCCTTGGACGGCACGTTCGAACGGATGCTCCGGGCCGCCCGGGCAAGGGCCGACGCGGTCGGGGACATCGACTGGCTCATGTCGGTCGAATGGCTGCGCCGCCGACGTATCGTCCCTGCCAAAGGGCTCAATGGCCGATAAGACCAACGTTCCTGCCGTCCTAATCGCCCAACTCCGTATCGGGCACATGTCCGGCGCACCGATCCGACCAGCAAGCGCCGCCAGTCGCTGTCCGAGGGAAAAGACAGCGAAGAAGAAGCGCGGGAATCGCTCCAGGCCGTCATCGAGGCCGCACAGGCCGGCCTGA
- a CDS encoding FAD-dependent oxidoreductase, whose protein sequence is MTRHERTVDVLIVGGGPAGLGAGAELAASGAGRVEILEREQTAGGVPRHCHHGGFGGRTIGGGGATGPAYAESCVAAAVRAGATLRTGVTVTGWAGPLTVDTTAPTGLERITARAVILATGARERPRSARLVPGSRPPGVYTTGELQQAVHLYQQRIGTRAVVIGDEPVSRAAADTLRVAGVDVVAMVTDRPAPKLAALTRPSGDRTPVLGRTIVTALTGRERLTGVSVRHQDGRTATLRCDTVVFTGDWIPDHELARRGEVTLDPGTRGPAYDAAHRTDRTGVFAVGNLLHGVESAGVALAEGRAVAAPVLRHLTAGDWPTGRPAVAVDSPLRWIAPNLVDPDGGLPLRGRFVLRTDRRLSSPLLVVSQDGRELHRQRLLLPAVPDRPFHLRGDWLDRADPGGGTVRVSVH, encoded by the coding sequence ATGACCCGGCACGAACGGACTGTCGACGTGCTGATCGTCGGGGGCGGCCCGGCCGGCCTCGGCGCCGGGGCCGAACTCGCCGCGTCCGGCGCGGGCCGGGTCGAGATCCTGGAACGCGAACAGACCGCGGGCGGCGTCCCCCGCCACTGCCACCACGGCGGATTCGGCGGCCGCACCATCGGCGGGGGAGGGGCGACCGGGCCCGCGTACGCCGAGAGTTGCGTGGCCGCCGCCGTCCGCGCCGGAGCCACCCTGCGTACGGGTGTCACCGTCACCGGCTGGGCCGGACCGCTCACCGTGGACACCACCGCACCCACCGGCCTCGAACGCATCACCGCCCGCGCGGTGATCCTCGCCACCGGCGCCCGCGAACGCCCCCGAAGCGCCCGCCTCGTCCCCGGCAGCCGCCCGCCCGGTGTCTACACCACCGGCGAACTCCAGCAGGCCGTCCACCTGTACCAGCAGCGGATCGGCACCCGGGCGGTCGTCATCGGTGACGAGCCCGTCAGCCGTGCCGCGGCCGATACCCTGCGCGTCGCTGGTGTGGACGTCGTCGCCATGGTCACCGACCGGCCCGCTCCCAAGCTCGCCGCCCTGACCCGTCCGTCAGGCGACCGCACCCCGGTCCTCGGCCGCACCATCGTCACCGCCCTGACCGGCCGGGAACGGCTCACCGGAGTCTCGGTGCGCCACCAAGACGGCCGGACCGCGACCCTGCGCTGCGACACCGTCGTCTTCACCGGCGACTGGATCCCCGACCACGAACTCGCCCGGCGCGGCGAGGTCACCCTCGACCCCGGCACCCGCGGCCCCGCATACGACGCCGCCCACCGCACCGACCGGACGGGAGTGTTCGCCGTCGGCAATCTGCTGCACGGTGTGGAGAGCGCGGGCGTCGCACTGGCCGAGGGACGGGCCGTCGCCGCGCCCGTACTGCGTCATCTGACAGCCGGCGACTGGCCCACCGGACGGCCGGCCGTCGCGGTCGACTCCCCACTGCGGTGGATCGCGCCGAACCTCGTGGACCCGGACGGCGGCCTCCCGCTCCGGGGCCGCTTCGTCCTGCGCACCGACCGGCGGCTGTCCTCGCCGCTGCTCGTCGTCAGCCAGGACGGCCGGGAGCTCCACCGGCAGCGGCTGCTGCTGCCCGCCGTTCCGGACCGTCCGTTCCATCTGCGCGGCGACTGGCTCGACCGGGCCGACCCGGGCGGCGGGACCGTGCGGGTCTCGGTTCACTGA
- the galE gene encoding UDP-glucose 4-epimerase GalE → MVKVLIAGGAGYIGSTIASACLDAGITPVILDSLVRGRREFTEGRTFYEGDIADGALVDRIFSEHPGISAVVHCAALIVVPESVADPIGYYEANVAKSLAFISHLHRNGCDRIIFSSSASIYRAEDGSPVNEDSPLAPQSPYARTKAVCEEMFADIAVAGPRVLSLRYFNPVGADPKLRTGLQLKRPSHALGVLIQAHQEGRPFPITGTNYPTRDGSGIRDYVHVWDLAAAHIAAIERFDSILTGSKRSIAINLGTGSGTTVRELCEAFNNVVSTPLATIVTGPRPGDVAGGYTRSDRAAELLGWKPKLSLEDGIRSALDWIPVRDALLTD, encoded by the coding sequence ATGGTGAAGGTCCTCATCGCCGGGGGAGCCGGTTACATCGGCAGCACCATCGCCTCGGCCTGCCTGGACGCAGGCATCACCCCGGTGATCCTCGACAGCCTCGTTCGGGGCCGCCGCGAGTTCACCGAGGGCCGCACCTTCTACGAAGGCGACATCGCGGACGGCGCACTGGTCGACCGGATCTTCTCGGAGCACCCGGGCATCTCCGCCGTGGTGCACTGCGCGGCGCTGATCGTGGTGCCCGAGTCCGTCGCGGACCCGATCGGCTATTACGAGGCGAACGTGGCCAAGAGCCTGGCCTTCATCAGCCACCTGCACCGCAACGGCTGCGACCGCATCATCTTCAGCAGCTCGGCCTCCATCTACCGGGCCGAGGACGGTTCACCCGTCAACGAGGACTCGCCGCTGGCGCCACAGAGCCCCTACGCGCGGACCAAGGCCGTGTGCGAGGAGATGTTCGCCGACATCGCCGTGGCCGGGCCGCGCGTGCTGTCGCTGCGGTACTTCAACCCGGTCGGGGCCGACCCCAAGCTGCGTACCGGGCTCCAGCTCAAGCGGCCCAGTCATGCCCTGGGTGTGCTCATCCAGGCACACCAGGAAGGCCGTCCGTTCCCGATCACCGGGACGAACTACCCGACGCGCGACGGCAGCGGTATCCGGGACTACGTGCACGTCTGGGATCTCGCCGCGGCCCACATCGCGGCGATCGAGCGCTTCGACTCCATCCTCACGGGCTCGAAGCGCTCGATCGCGATCAATCTCGGCACCGGCTCCGGCACCACGGTCCGGGAGCTGTGCGAGGCGTTCAACAACGTCGTCAGCACCCCCTTGGCAACCATCGTCACCGGTCCGCGGCCCGGTGACGTGGCCGGCGGCTACACCAGGAGCGACCGGGCGGCCGAGCTGCTGGGGTGGAAGCCGAAGCTGTCCCTGGAGGACGGCATCCGATCCGCCCTGGACTGGATTCCGGTGCGCGACGCGCTGTTGACGGACTGA
- a CDS encoding GOLPH3/VPS74 family protein, whose protein sequence is MTTGDELLLLAIVPGRQRIRIRSEDRLRYALRTSELADLCLAGRIAVGRRRIEVLDARPVEDRRLSSVLQSLGATAPPPGLKDWLGRTPRSLTVEYLSRLEDQKAVRVRRWRDSSGRTRNDILSVDLPRRQALLTRLDSVVRSGSARSTADLTLTVLAQAARLAPAAYPGLRGITDRRRMAALAAKHRLTPATAGAVPVTDEELAAALTTGADFLTRQLLVELSDLYADFTTGGHGLGHGLDSGSWSEGGAGGTGHHGDGHAGW, encoded by the coding sequence ATGACCACGGGGGATGAACTGCTCCTGCTCGCGATAGTCCCGGGCAGGCAGCGCATACGGATACGAAGCGAGGACCGGCTTCGGTACGCCCTGCGGACCTCGGAGTTGGCGGATCTGTGCCTGGCCGGACGGATCGCCGTCGGGCGCCGGCGGATCGAGGTTCTGGACGCCCGGCCCGTCGAGGACCGTCGCCTGAGCAGTGTCCTGCAAAGTCTCGGCGCAACTGCTCCCCCGCCCGGCCTCAAGGACTGGCTGGGCCGTACGCCGCGCTCCCTGACCGTCGAGTACCTCTCCCGGCTGGAGGACCAGAAGGCGGTCCGTGTCCGTCGGTGGCGCGATTCCAGCGGCCGTACCCGCAACGACATTCTCTCCGTGGACCTGCCGCGCCGCCAGGCGCTGCTGACCCGCCTCGACAGCGTGGTCCGCTCCGGCTCCGCAAGGTCGACCGCCGACCTCACCCTCACCGTGCTCGCCCAGGCCGCACGCCTCGCCCCTGCCGCCTACCCTGGACTGCGCGGCATCACCGACCGCCGCCGTATGGCCGCCCTCGCCGCAAAGCACCGGCTCACCCCCGCAACCGCCGGAGCGGTCCCGGTCACCGACGAGGAACTCGCTGCGGCACTGACCACCGGCGCCGACTTCCTCACCCGCCAACTCCTCGTCGAGCTCAGTGACCTCTACGCCGACTTCACCACCGGCGGCCACGGTCTCGGCCACGGCCTGGACTCCGGCAGTTGGTCCGAGGGCGGCGCAGGCGGCACCGGCCACCACGGCGACGGGCACGCCGGCTGGTGA
- a CDS encoding FGGY family carbohydrate kinase, whose product MTGPVLAVDQGTSGTKALVICPERGVIGSASVPVRTRHCAGGVVEADPAELLGSVVEAGRRALREAAEPVVAVGLANQGETVLAWDPDTGRPLTDAIVWQDRRAASVCAELDQYDEELTHLTGLPLDPYFAAPKMAWIRRELTREGVVTTSDSWLVHQLTGAFVTDAATAGRTQLLDLDRADWSPRALDVFGLGDERLPDVVDCDSTVGTTTAFGGELPLTGLLVDQQAALLAQNALDPGNAKCTYGTGAFLLAQTGPAPRRGSTGLVSCVAWRLGGRTSYCLDGQVYTAASAVDWLTGLGVISGAADLDPVGTAVPDSGGVTFVPALAGLAAPWWRGDLRGSMTGLGLGTAPGHLVRALCEGIAAQVVELTEAVATDLGSPLTVLRVDGGLTRSELLMQTQADLLQRPVEVSALPDVTALGVGAVARLGLDPRLPVRQALPDWKPAAVYEPRIGADEAAERLAGFRTAVQTLLDHA is encoded by the coding sequence ATGACAGGCCCGGTACTCGCCGTGGACCAGGGCACGTCGGGGACGAAGGCGCTGGTGATCTGCCCCGAGCGAGGTGTGATCGGTTCCGCTTCCGTTCCGGTGCGAACCCGGCACTGCGCCGGAGGAGTGGTCGAGGCGGACCCCGCCGAACTGCTCGGCTCGGTCGTCGAAGCGGGCCGCCGGGCGTTACGGGAGGCCGCCGAACCCGTGGTCGCGGTCGGCCTCGCCAACCAGGGCGAGACGGTGCTCGCCTGGGACCCGGACACGGGACGGCCGCTCACCGACGCGATCGTCTGGCAGGACCGGCGGGCCGCCTCGGTCTGCGCCGAACTCGACCAGTACGACGAAGAGTTGACGCACCTGACCGGGCTGCCGCTCGACCCTTACTTCGCCGCGCCGAAGATGGCCTGGATCCGCCGGGAGCTGACCCGTGAAGGCGTGGTAACCACCAGCGACTCCTGGCTCGTCCATCAGCTGACCGGCGCGTTCGTCACCGACGCGGCGACGGCGGGCCGCACCCAACTGCTCGACCTCGACCGCGCGGACTGGTCGCCCCGGGCCCTGGACGTCTTCGGCCTCGGCGACGAACGGCTGCCCGATGTCGTCGACTGCGACAGCACGGTCGGCACGACGACCGCCTTCGGCGGCGAACTACCGCTGACCGGCCTGCTCGTCGACCAGCAGGCCGCCCTGCTCGCCCAGAACGCCCTGGACCCGGGCAACGCCAAATGCACCTACGGAACGGGTGCCTTCCTGCTCGCGCAGACCGGGCCCGCCCCACGCCGCGGCTCCACCGGACTGGTCAGCTGCGTCGCCTGGCGGCTCGGCGGCCGCACCAGCTACTGCCTCGACGGGCAGGTCTACACCGCCGCGTCCGCCGTCGACTGGCTCACCGGCCTCGGGGTGATCTCCGGCGCCGCCGACCTCGACCCGGTCGGCACGGCCGTCCCCGACTCCGGCGGCGTCACCTTCGTACCGGCACTCGCCGGACTCGCTGCTCCCTGGTGGCGCGGTGACCTGCGCGGATCGATGACCGGCCTCGGCCTCGGCACCGCCCCGGGCCATCTGGTGCGGGCCCTGTGCGAGGGCATCGCGGCCCAGGTCGTCGAGCTCACCGAGGCGGTCGCGACCGACCTCGGCTCGCCGCTGACCGTGCTCCGGGTCGACGGCGGCCTGACCCGCTCCGAACTCCTCATGCAGACCCAGGCCGACCTGCTGCAACGGCCAGTCGAGGTGTCCGCCCTGCCCGATGTCACCGCACTCGGCGTCGGAGCCGTCGCCAGGCTGGGCCTCGACCCGCGGCTCCCGGTCCGCCAGGCCCTGCCCGACTGGAAGCCGGCCGCCGTGTACGAACCCCGCATCGGCGCCGACGAGGCGGCCGAACGGCTCGCCGGGTTCCGGACCGCCGTACAGACCCTGCTGGACCATGCCTGA
- a CDS encoding NAD(P)/FAD-dependent oxidoreductase, protein MSPTITTAGELTVDEPPGSPVYDVTVVGAGVVGAAIARELARYRLRTALLDAGDDIGNGTSKANTAILHTGFDAVPGSLEARLVREGQHRLRAYAAETGIPVERVGALLVAWDEEQLATLPALLAKAERNDYHAARLLGADELRAREPHLGPGALGALEIPDESIICPWTTPLAYATQAVRAGVHLHLNCRVRHIESGDDAHTLTTTRGPLRTRHLINAAGLYADELDRELGHDDFTVTPRRGQLIVFDKLARDLVDHILLPVPTAAGKGVLVAPTVFGNVLLGPTAEDLDDKTATGSTADAIALLREKGRRILPELLDEEVTAVYAGLRAATGQEDYRIRSRPELRYITVGGIRSTGLTASMAIAAHVADLLGGSGLDLGTPHELPPVTMPNLGEAFPRPYQDAGLIAADPAYGTLVCHCERVSAGEIRDALAGPVPPHSPDGLRRRTRAGNGRCQGFYCGAAVRALFEEARP, encoded by the coding sequence ATGAGCCCCACGATCACAACGGCCGGCGAGCTGACCGTCGACGAGCCGCCCGGCAGCCCGGTCTACGACGTGACCGTCGTCGGTGCGGGCGTAGTCGGCGCCGCCATCGCCCGCGAACTGGCCCGCTACCGGCTGCGCACCGCACTCCTGGACGCCGGTGACGACATCGGCAACGGAACCTCGAAGGCCAACACCGCCATCCTGCACACCGGTTTCGACGCCGTACCCGGCTCCCTGGAGGCCCGGCTGGTACGCGAGGGACAGCACAGACTCCGCGCGTACGCGGCCGAGACCGGCATCCCCGTCGAACGCGTCGGAGCCCTGCTCGTCGCCTGGGACGAAGAGCAACTCGCCACACTCCCCGCCCTATTGGCCAAGGCCGAGCGGAACGACTACCACGCGGCCCGCCTCCTGGGCGCCGACGAACTGCGCGCCCGTGAACCCCACCTGGGACCCGGCGCCCTCGGCGCGCTCGAAATCCCCGACGAGAGCATCATCTGCCCCTGGACGACCCCGCTCGCCTACGCCACCCAGGCCGTGCGGGCCGGAGTCCATCTGCACCTCAACTGCCGGGTGCGGCACATCGAGAGCGGCGACGACGCCCACACCCTCACCACCACCCGTGGACCGCTGCGCACCCGCCACCTGATCAACGCCGCCGGACTGTACGCCGACGAACTCGACCGGGAACTCGGCCACGACGACTTCACCGTCACCCCGCGCCGAGGCCAGCTCATCGTCTTCGACAAGCTCGCCCGGGACCTCGTCGACCACATCCTGCTGCCGGTTCCCACCGCCGCCGGGAAGGGCGTCCTGGTCGCACCGACCGTCTTCGGCAACGTGCTGCTCGGCCCCACCGCCGAGGACCTCGACGACAAGACGGCCACCGGATCGACGGCCGACGCGATCGCCCTGCTCCGCGAGAAGGGCCGCCGCATCCTGCCGGAACTGCTCGACGAGGAAGTCACCGCCGTCTACGCCGGACTCCGGGCCGCGACCGGCCAGGAGGACTACCGCATCCGCTCCCGGCCGGAGCTGCGGTACATCACCGTGGGCGGCATCCGCTCCACCGGACTCACCGCCTCCATGGCCATCGCCGCGCACGTCGCCGACCTGCTCGGCGGCTCGGGCCTCGATCTCGGCACACCGCACGAACTGCCGCCCGTCACCATGCCCAATCTCGGCGAGGCCTTCCCGCGCCCGTACCAGGACGCCGGACTCATCGCGGCGGACCCGGCGTACGGCACGCTGGTCTGCCACTGCGAACGGGTCTCGGCGGGCGAGATCAGGGACGCCCTGGCCGGCCCGGTGCCACCGCACTCCCCGGACGGCCTGCGACGCAGGACGCGGGCCGGCAACGGGCGGTGCCAGGGCTTCTACTGCGGGGCGGCGGTCCGCGCACTCTTCGAGGAGGCCAGGCCATGA
- a CDS encoding ATP-binding protein: protein MKPSRPLYEREPELAAAAQAVDALCGAQAVGGLLIFSGEAGIGKTALLGEIQTIAADRCSVWSARGGETVTSVPFHVVRQLLQPALDQFPPDEVRTLFGPWYEIAAPALGLAEPTGPQPDPQGVRDGLDFVVARLASRLSHRPLLLIIDDAHWADGESLAWLASFTARLGELPVLVVQAHRPEELAARQNESGPGSAHPSQVRVALRALTPDATAELVRAALGEHADDPFCREVWAVTGGNPYEAVELVAKVQDRELAPLEEAAGLLRELGASARGSGLVARLERLGTNANRFAWAAAVLGTDISQDLAATLAGMSSAEAADCTARLREARIVTGFDPLEFVHPLIASAVYRSIPPATRTAMHGRAAWAITRAGLGPAAASRHLLEVHPDDDQELVEQLREAAKQHLAVGAPEAARRCLERALQEPPRQRVKATLLYELGCATLLSSPATTVHHLRAALDMPGLRDDQRVDATYRLAAAHSHNNQLKEAASALAAEAARTAPGPGLMRLQAAHFLWEGMQAGEEDGPGRSGRLARNADHLQGRDNAERALLTLRAFDAMLRGENSQLIVDLCERALVDGHPARGLGWTDTEWGFELPTLVGITYAFTDQLDRAEELFGEAVRAFEISGWSGAHLAFAHTLLGLVHRRRGRLAEAEGFLREGLRLADRVGSGLPVHWDAACLLIDTLVARGRVTEAREIADRYAFGAPYPSAMVLPDGPCVRGRLLLAEGRTKEAIAELEAAGHALEPRGRFNGVWAPWAGDLARALTEEDPARAAQLATTARVHAERFGTDTAIGEALRCVSLFARPEEAAHLLAESVRHLEASPSAYEHALALVDYGIAIRSPRELARAHKLATACGAESLANRAHQARASIRSSE from the coding sequence ATGAAGCCGTCCCGGCCGCTGTACGAGCGCGAACCGGAACTCGCTGCCGCCGCACAAGCCGTGGACGCCCTTTGTGGCGCCCAGGCCGTCGGCGGGCTGCTGATCTTCAGCGGCGAGGCAGGCATCGGCAAGACAGCACTGCTCGGCGAGATCCAGACGATCGCCGCCGACCGCTGCTCCGTCTGGTCGGCACGAGGCGGCGAGACGGTCACATCCGTGCCGTTCCACGTCGTGCGCCAGCTGCTGCAACCCGCACTCGACCAGTTCCCGCCCGACGAGGTGCGGACCCTGTTCGGCCCCTGGTACGAGATCGCCGCACCGGCCCTCGGACTGGCCGAGCCGACCGGTCCGCAGCCGGACCCGCAAGGTGTGCGCGACGGCCTCGACTTCGTCGTCGCCCGGCTCGCCTCCCGGCTGAGCCACCGTCCGCTGCTCCTCATCATCGACGACGCGCACTGGGCGGACGGCGAATCCCTCGCCTGGCTCGCCTCGTTCACCGCCCGCCTCGGCGAACTGCCCGTCCTGGTCGTCCAGGCCCACCGCCCGGAAGAGCTCGCGGCGCGGCAGAACGAGAGCGGACCGGGCAGCGCCCACCCCTCCCAGGTCAGGGTCGCGCTGCGCGCACTCACCCCGGACGCCACCGCGGAACTGGTCCGCGCGGCCCTCGGCGAGCACGCCGACGACCCGTTCTGCCGCGAGGTGTGGGCCGTCACCGGCGGCAACCCGTACGAGGCGGTCGAACTCGTCGCCAAGGTCCAGGACCGCGAACTGGCACCACTGGAGGAGGCGGCAGGACTGCTGCGCGAGCTCGGTGCCTCGGCCCGGGGCAGCGGCCTCGTCGCCCGACTCGAACGGCTCGGCACCAACGCCAACCGGTTCGCCTGGGCCGCCGCCGTACTCGGCACGGACATCTCCCAGGACCTCGCCGCCACCCTCGCCGGAATGAGCTCCGCAGAGGCCGCCGACTGCACGGCACGGCTGCGCGAAGCCCGTATCGTCACCGGCTTCGACCCGCTGGAATTCGTCCACCCGCTCATCGCCAGCGCGGTGTACCGGTCCATCCCGCCGGCCACCCGCACCGCCATGCACGGCCGCGCAGCCTGGGCGATCACCCGGGCGGGCCTCGGCCCCGCCGCGGCCTCCCGCCACCTGCTCGAAGTGCACCCGGACGACGACCAGGAACTGGTCGAGCAGCTCCGCGAAGCGGCCAAGCAGCATCTCGCCGTCGGTGCCCCGGAGGCCGCCCGCCGCTGCCTCGAACGCGCCCTGCAGGAACCACCGCGCCAGCGCGTGAAGGCCACCCTGCTGTACGAACTGGGCTGCGCCACGCTGCTCAGCTCCCCGGCCACCACCGTCCATCACCTGCGCGCCGCCCTCGACATGCCGGGACTCCGAGACGACCAGCGGGTCGACGCCACCTACCGGCTCGCCGCGGCACACTCGCACAACAACCAGCTCAAGGAAGCGGCGAGCGCCCTCGCCGCAGAGGCCGCACGCACCGCTCCGGGCCCCGGCCTGATGCGGCTCCAGGCGGCCCACTTCCTCTGGGAGGGCATGCAGGCCGGCGAGGAGGACGGTCCCGGCCGATCCGGTCGGCTCGCACGGAACGCCGACCACCTCCAGGGCCGCGACAACGCCGAGCGCGCCCTCCTCACGCTCCGTGCCTTCGACGCCATGCTGCGCGGCGAGAACTCCCAGCTCATCGTCGACCTCTGCGAACGCGCCCTGGTCGACGGCCACCCCGCCCGCGGCCTCGGCTGGACCGACACCGAGTGGGGCTTCGAACTGCCGACCCTCGTCGGCATCACCTACGCCTTCACCGATCAGCTCGACCGGGCCGAGGAACTCTTCGGCGAAGCCGTCCGGGCCTTCGAGATCTCCGGCTGGAGCGGGGCGCACCTCGCGTTCGCGCACACCCTGCTCGGACTGGTCCACCGCCGTCGCGGACGGCTCGCCGAGGCCGAGGGCTTCCTGCGCGAAGGGCTGCGCCTCGCCGACCGGGTCGGCAGCGGACTCCCGGTCCACTGGGACGCGGCCTGCCTGCTCATCGACACCCTGGTCGCCCGCGGCCGGGTCACCGAGGCCCGCGAGATCGCCGACCGCTACGCCTTCGGCGCGCCCTACCCCAGCGCGATGGTGCTGCCCGACGGCCCGTGCGTACGCGGTCGCCTGCTGCTGGCCGAAGGCCGTACGAAGGAAGCGATCGCCGAACTCGAAGCGGCCGGCCATGCCCTCGAACCCCGAGGCAGGTTCAACGGGGTCTGGGCACCCTGGGCCGGCGACCTGGCCCGCGCCCTGACCGAGGAGGACCCGGCCCGCGCCGCCCAACTCGCCACCACGGCCCGGGTGCACGCCGAGCGCTTCGGCACGGACACCGCGATCGGTGAGGCCCTGCGCTGTGTCTCCCTGTTCGCCCGCCCCGAGGAGGCCGCTCACCTGCTGGCCGAGTCGGTCCGCCACCTGGAGGCGTCCCCGTCCGCGTACGAACACGCGCTGGCCCTCGTCGACTACGGCATCGCGATCCGCTCACCGCGCGAACTCGCCCGAGCCCACAAACTGGCCACCGCATGCGGTGCGGAATCCCTGGCGAACCGCGCCCACCAGGCACGGGCGTCGATCCGGTCCTCGGAGTGA
- a CDS encoding DUF309 domain-containing protein: MDETGRDRDTEGRARNARPRDGLGRPLPYGAPGVERQPEGVVRTPEETVREAQRLLDAGMPFHAHEVFEDAWKSGPVAERELWRGLAQLAVGLTHAARGNATGGARLLRRGTAALAEFAGDRPYGIGVDGLIGWAGELAGRVEAAGGAGAAGGEGVRAEPVDAAAEAPCLRPRAR, from the coding sequence GTGGACGAGACTGGCAGGGACCGCGACACCGAGGGCCGGGCGCGCAACGCCCGCCCGCGCGACGGGCTGGGACGCCCCCTTCCGTACGGGGCGCCGGGGGTCGAACGGCAGCCGGAGGGGGTGGTGCGTACTCCCGAGGAGACGGTGCGGGAGGCACAGCGGTTGCTGGACGCGGGGATGCCGTTCCACGCGCACGAGGTGTTCGAGGACGCGTGGAAGTCGGGCCCGGTGGCGGAACGGGAGTTGTGGCGCGGTCTCGCCCAGTTGGCCGTGGGGCTGACCCATGCGGCCCGGGGCAACGCGACGGGCGGGGCCCGGCTGTTGCGGCGTGGGACGGCGGCGCTCGCGGAGTTCGCCGGGGACCGGCCGTACGGGATCGGCGTCGACGGGCTGATCGGCTGGGCCGGTGAGCTGGCCGGGCGGGTGGAGGCCGCGGGTGGCGCGGGCGCGGCCGGTGGAGAGGGTGTGCGTGCCGAGCCGGTCGACGCGGCCGCCGAGGCGCCGTGCCTGCGGCCCCGGGCCCGGTAG